A single genomic interval of Bradyrhizobium sp. sBnM-33 harbors:
- a CDS encoding DUF6894 family protein: MKKFFFDLAGELPAHDVVGRQCKSGEEAKDHAQFIAHRMSTERPTFAKPGNYISVRDESGREISEAPIKPTIRTQVARH, translated from the coding sequence ATGAAGAAGTTTTTCTTTGACCTAGCCGGAGAGCTTCCGGCCCACGACGTCGTGGGGCGCCAATGCAAGTCCGGCGAGGAAGCGAAGGACCACGCTCAGTTCATCGCTCATCGCATGAGCACCGAGCGGCCGACTTTCGCAAAGCCAGGGAACTATATCTCAGTCCGAGATGAGAGCGGCCGCGAGATATCCGAGGCGCCTATTAAACCGACGATCCGCACTCAAGTTGCGCGTCACTAG
- a CDS encoding PAS domain-containing protein: MAERIVDQLSDAVIYANRSGEIVRWNRASIGLFGFVPEEALGRSLDLIIPEHLRAAHWSGFNAAMTKGVMKRQGRPTLTRALHKSGRKLYVEMTFAVVKGDESEVLGSVAMARDVTDRVERERSAARTT, encoded by the coding sequence TTGGCTGAGAGAATTGTCGATCAACTTTCCGATGCCGTCATCTACGCGAACCGATCGGGCGAAATTGTCCGATGGAATCGCGCTTCGATCGGTCTGTTTGGCTTCGTCCCGGAGGAAGCACTCGGCCGAAGTCTCGACCTGATCATTCCGGAGCATCTGCGCGCTGCGCACTGGAGCGGCTTCAACGCGGCGATGACAAAGGGCGTAATGAAGCGTCAAGGCCGTCCGACGCTGACCCGGGCGCTGCACAAAAGCGGACGCAAACTCTACGTCGAGATGACCTTCGCTGTCGTCAAAGGCGACGAAAGCGAAGTGTTGGGTTCGGTCGCCATGGCACGCGACGTCACGGACCGCGTCGAGCGAGAGCGTTCCGCAGCCCGCACGACCTGA
- the rnk gene encoding nucleoside diphosphate kinase regulator, translating into MTTEKTVTTSRSYVKPAIILSAKDYNRLSTLAHAARNRLPDLASELAEEIGRAHVLSRNEIADHFVGMNDDVEFRDDTAGRVRQVTLVYPDEADISQGKISVMTPVGTALIGLRTGHSITWKTPLGETRQLTVVSVRKLHWR; encoded by the coding sequence ATGACGACTGAGAAGACAGTCACCACGTCGAGGAGCTACGTCAAGCCTGCGATCATCCTCTCGGCAAAGGACTACAATCGGCTTTCCACGCTTGCACATGCGGCACGGAACAGGCTGCCTGATCTGGCGTCTGAGTTGGCCGAGGAGATCGGCCGCGCGCACGTGCTGAGCCGGAACGAAATAGCGGACCACTTCGTGGGTATGAACGACGACGTCGAATTTCGCGATGATACAGCGGGACGTGTCCGCCAGGTCACGCTCGTCTATCCTGACGAAGCTGACATCTCACAAGGGAAGATTTCCGTGATGACCCCGGTCGGAACAGCCCTAATTGGCCTGCGGACCGGACACTCGATCACGTGGAAAACGCCCCTCGGAGAGACGCGGCAACTTACCGTAGTCTCGGTCCGCAAGCTCCATTGGCGCTGA
- a CDS encoding GreA/GreB family elongation factor codes for MDTPDYHHPVRLPPVIISEADREKLYAVATSALTHGRMAPAASNLLREIYRATVVPNDHLPANVVGINSYVDVRDNVAGANRRIVLVLPDGASTQPNAVSVLSPLGAALIGLSEGSSIEWCTASGDRRSVTVLRSTPSAARSPTLADMQVAQLERPM; via the coding sequence ATGGATACCCCCGACTACCATCATCCCGTGAGACTTCCCCCGGTCATTATCTCAGAGGCGGATCGAGAGAAGCTGTATGCTGTTGCCACCTCCGCGCTGACGCATGGTCGCATGGCGCCGGCTGCCTCAAACCTATTACGGGAGATCTATCGAGCGACAGTAGTCCCTAATGATCACCTTCCAGCGAATGTTGTGGGTATCAACTCATATGTAGATGTGCGCGACAACGTCGCCGGCGCGAACAGGCGAATAGTCCTCGTCCTACCAGACGGAGCGTCCACGCAACCGAACGCGGTTTCGGTACTGAGCCCGCTAGGAGCAGCCTTGATTGGACTATCGGAAGGCTCCTCGATCGAATGGTGTACCGCAAGCGGAGATCGACGCAGTGTAACTGTCCTTCGTTCCACGCCGAGCGCGGCCAGGTCGCCAACGCTCGCCGATATGCAAGTAGCGCAACTCGAAAGGCCCATGTGA
- a CDS encoding LysR family transcriptional regulator: MDIELARTFLEIVSTGSFIKAADRLHVGQTTVSARVRLLEQQLGRPLFIRNKAGASLTPAGEQFLRFAPSFVQLWQRARQQVAVPAGHRAVLTVGSEVSLWQPLLLNWVRRMRRSHSDIALRVHVDVPQDLITHVAAGMVDIAIMYAPQHRPGLKIDLIMEEELVLVTTDPKADSLDTSRYILVEWGQEFSLHHDVAFPEITPTLVTNLGPLALNYVLLEGGAGYFRMHAVKPHLISGELHVVPGAPKFSFPIYAVHSANVDEATLASALAALREVSTAEAKE; this comes from the coding sequence ATGGACATCGAACTGGCCCGGACGTTTCTGGAGATCGTCTCGACAGGGAGCTTCATCAAGGCTGCCGACCGACTGCATGTCGGTCAAACGACCGTCAGCGCTCGGGTACGCTTGCTTGAGCAACAGCTTGGGCGCCCTCTTTTTATCCGGAACAAAGCCGGAGCGTCTCTGACTCCAGCCGGAGAGCAATTCCTACGTTTCGCACCAAGCTTTGTGCAACTCTGGCAGCGCGCGCGCCAGCAAGTGGCCGTGCCCGCCGGACATCGCGCGGTCCTTACGGTGGGTAGCGAGGTCAGCCTGTGGCAGCCTCTCTTGCTCAATTGGGTTCGGCGGATGCGACGCTCACACTCGGACATTGCTCTTCGCGTACATGTTGACGTCCCACAGGATCTAATCACTCACGTAGCCGCGGGGATGGTCGATATCGCAATAATGTATGCGCCTCAACACCGGCCAGGACTTAAGATCGATCTGATAATGGAAGAGGAGCTTGTCCTGGTGACGACGGATCCAAAGGCAGATTCATTGGATACTTCGCGATATATTCTTGTTGAATGGGGACAGGAATTTTCTCTTCACCACGACGTAGCTTTTCCCGAGATTACGCCAACTCTCGTGACAAATCTTGGCCCTTTGGCTCTCAATTACGTCCTTTTAGAAGGAGGAGCCGGGTATTTCAGAATGCACGCTGTGAAACCGCACCTGATATCTGGAGAACTCCACGTCGTGCCTGGAGCGCCTAAGTTTTCGTTTCCGATTTACGCCGTTCATTCTGCAAATGTTGATGAAGCTACACTTGCTTCAGCGTTAGCGGCGCTACGGGAAGTCTCGACGGCTGAAGCGAAGGAGTGA
- a CDS encoding universal stress protein, whose product MKILAATDFSTRSQRALRRAGQLAQAEAADLAIIHVVDDDQPQGLVEMEARESKRMLAELISAVSELRDVRCHPMVVMGDPYAIVRTAAAQAADLAGGILLPYRGSSAPWSRVGTLSPARGIWRVWLLASAFPESDP is encoded by the coding sequence ATGAAAATCCTGGCAGCAACTGATTTTTCCACACGGTCCCAGCGGGCGTTGCGTCGAGCTGGCCAATTGGCTCAGGCCGAGGCCGCGGACCTCGCCATCATCCATGTAGTGGATGATGATCAACCGCAGGGTCTCGTCGAGATGGAGGCGCGGGAGAGCAAACGCATGCTTGCGGAATTGATCAGCGCAGTGTCAGAATTGCGCGACGTGCGATGCCATCCTATGGTCGTGATGGGCGATCCCTACGCGATCGTGCGGACGGCTGCGGCCCAAGCGGCTGATCTTGCTGGCGGAATTCTTCTTCCATATCGCGGATCATCTGCGCCGTGGAGCCGTGTGGGAACTCTTTCGCCAGCTCGCGGCATCTGGCGAGTTTGGCTTCTAGCGTCTGCTTTTCCCGAATCCGATCCATAA
- a CDS encoding phasin family protein codes for MSKRKPAAKSKHSRHPKIAAKAQRVAQAVVRSPKGSRLPSVGAASTESVPERHNEQEALVGDSTTAFQQEARLEPATALQDERNNHPTKGSGFSSATANVRAIQAKLLEVAQANMQFAFEFAERLATIRSPLEFLSVTAEFTSKRSAMFLKHSKEIAELSIRWRTAR; via the coding sequence ATGAGTAAGCGTAAACCGGCAGCGAAGTCAAAGCACAGCCGCCACCCGAAAATAGCCGCTAAGGCCCAGCGGGTCGCTCAGGCTGTTGTTAGAAGTCCGAAAGGCAGCCGTCTGCCCTCAGTTGGGGCAGCCTCGACTGAATCAGTCCCAGAGCGACACAACGAACAAGAGGCTCTCGTGGGTGATTCGACGACAGCCTTTCAACAAGAGGCTCGCCTTGAGCCGGCGACAGCCTTACAAGATGAGCGCAATAACCACCCAACGAAAGGATCTGGTTTTTCTTCAGCCACGGCAAACGTGCGAGCAATTCAAGCAAAGTTGCTGGAGGTGGCACAAGCCAACATGCAATTTGCTTTTGAGTTCGCTGAGAGGCTCGCGACGATTAGGTCGCCCCTCGAATTTCTCAGTGTCACTGCAGAATTCACAAGCAAGCGGAGCGCCATGTTCCTGAAGCATTCGAAAGAGATCGCTGAATTAAGTATCAGGTGGCGAACAGCCCGATGA